The following proteins come from a genomic window of Rattus norvegicus strain BN/NHsdMcwi chromosome 8, GRCr8, whole genome shotgun sequence:
- the Or8g34 gene encoding olfactory receptor Olr1285 yields the protein MEKMAAGNHCTVTVFFLAGLSEKAELQLPLLLLFIGIYLITVAGNLCIILLIGLSSHLHTPMYYFLSSLSFIDFCQSTVVTPKMLMSFVTEKNIISYPGCLAQLYFAIIFGTAESYTLAAMAYDRYVAICNPLLYNATMSYHIYCSLISGVYIFAVFCASVNIGFMFRIQFCKLDVIEHYFCDLLPLLKLACSNTYINEMLILFFGTLNICVPMLIVIASYIFIIASILHIRSSEGVSKAFSTCSSHISAVAIFYGSVAFMYLQPSSVNAMGQAKVSSVFYTTVVPMLNPLIYSLRNKDVTVALKKILERRKIM from the coding sequence ATGGAGAAAATGGCAGCAGGAAACCATTGCACAGTGACTGTGTTTTTCTTGGCTGGGCTCTCAGAGAAGGCAGAACTCCAGCTGCCGCTCTTACTCCTCTTCATAGGAATCTATTTAATCACTGTTGCAGGGAACCTGTGCATAATCTTACTGATTGGACTGAGTTCCCATCTACATACACCCATGTACTATTTCCTCAGCAGTCTGTCTTTCATTGACTTCTGTCAGTCCACAGTTGTTACCCCTAAAATGCTGATGAGTTTTGTGACAGAGAAGAACATCATCTCCTATCCTGGATGCTTGGCTCAGCTCTACTTTGCCATCATATTTGGAACTGCAGAGTCCTATACATTAGCTGCAATGGCGTATGACCGCTATGTTGCTATATGTAACCCCTTGCTTTACAATGCAACCATGTCCTATCATATTTACTGTTCTCTGATTTCAGGGGTATATATTTTtgctgtgttctgtgcatcagtAAATATAGGGTTCATGTTCAGGATTCAGTTCTGCAAGTTAGATGTGATTGAACACTATTTTTGTGATCTTCTTCCCCTCTTGAAGCTTGCATGCTCTAATACCTATATCAATGAAATGTTGATTCTGTTTTTTGGTACACTGAACATCTGTGTTCCAATGCTGATTGTCATTGCTTCCTACATCTTCATCATTGCCAGCATCCTCCACATTCGCTCCAGCGAGGGCGTGTCCAAAGCCTTCAGTACTTGTAGTTCCCACATCTCTGCTGTTGCTATCTTCTATGGTTCAGTTGCATTCATGTACTTGCAACCATCATCAGTGAATGCAATGGGGCAAGCAAAAGTGTCATCTGTGTTTTATACTACGGTTGTCCCCATGCTGAACCCCTTGATCTACAGCCTAAGGAATAAGGATGTCACTGTTGCATTGAAGAAAATACTTGAGAGAAGAAAAATTATGTAA